A single region of the Anoplolepis gracilipes chromosome 1, ASM4749672v1, whole genome shotgun sequence genome encodes:
- the LOC140668702 gene encoding uncharacterized protein gives MLKSGTICTLSEGFCIDSEDGYTYWEPMPTSSCNFHQYDVLYEGPAIKTTDDTSEEKSPIVYSLTTQDITFALTRTREQPLCGYTLLRTEHPKLFILETKKGDVFAERGTISIDNLDIFAYMNSKFVYVEKHIRHQMTSLYHNVIQQKCELEKDVITNTLSFATLQPDEFAYRLMKGPGYMAVTAGEAIHVIKCIPVDAIIRRTKECYAELPVTVRNASLFLTPKSRILTKFGTQKECSFELPTLYRIDDTWIQLTPDPQVIQLPPQRLRPMTSLSWKYLTPGPLAISGIYTEKDIEKLRDHIMFPAEKPALLNFIARGMTGQAVVPGEVSIYSLLDEKALQKIASNTVSRIWGGFVTFGSATAGILGVFLIIRLIKLTIDTAIHGYALHTVYGCSLHLLGAVWSSLTHLLLHLARGPVNQRGIKPEEDQSLQEPTSPPPITPTAPKNESTIVNATAVNTTTPIPIVYTDLRERLNDIEQIPSITSGIRS, from the coding sequence atgctaaaatcAGGAACAATTTGTACGCTCAGTGAAGGATTTTGCATCGATTCAGAGGATGGATATACCTATTGGGAACCGATGCCTACCTCTTCGTGTAATTTTCACCAATACGACGTTCTATATGAAGGACCTGCTATCAAAACTACGGACGATACCAGTGAAGAAAAATCACCTATCGTATACAGCCTGACAACGCAAGATATAACTTTCGCCCTGACAAGAACGCGAGAACAGCCATTGTGCGGGTACACGCTTCTTCGTACAGAGCATCCCAAACTCTTTATACTAGAAACTAAAAAGGGAGACGTCTTCGCCGAACGAGGAACAATTTCAATTgataatcttgatattttcgCATATATGAACTCAAAGTttgtatatgtagaaaaacatATACGACATCAAATGACATCTCTTTACCACAATGTCATTCAACAGAAGTGCGAGCTGGAAAAAGACGTCATAACTAACACCTTATCATTCGCCACTTTACAGCCTGATGAATTCGCCTATCGGTTAATGAAAGGACCAGGATACATGGCTGTCACTGCAGGAGAAGCcattcatgtaataaaatgtattcccgTTGACGCTATAATTCGGAGAACAAAAGAATGTTATGCCGAGCTTCCTGTAACGGTAAGGAACGCTTCACTATTTCTAACACCAAAATCAAGAATACTCACCAAATTCGGAACCCAGAAGGAATGTAGCTTTGAACTACCAACGCTCTATCGCATAGATGATACATGGATCCAGCTCACCCCTGACCCACAAGTCATACAATTACCCCCACAACGATTACGCCCGATGACCTCTTTGAGTTGGAAATACCTCACCCCAGGTCCATTAGCCATTAGTGGGATATATACggaaaaagatatagaaaagTTACGAGatcatattatgtttcctgcAGAGAAACCAGCACTTCTAAATTTCATAGCCCGTGGGATGACAGGACAAGCTGTCGTACCAGGAGAAGTCTCTATATATAGTCTGCTAGACGAGAAAGCACTCCAAAAAATAGCTTCGAACACTGTCTCGAGAATTTGGGGCGGATTTGTAACCTTCGGATCGGCAACGGCCGGAATTCTAGGAGTATTCCTAATTATACGACTCATTAAATTAACTATTGATACAGCAATCCATGGATACGCCCTTCACACCGTATACGGATGCAGTCTACACCTACTAGGCGCCGTATGGAGTTCGCTCACACATCTCTTACTTCACCTAGCACGAGGACCCGTAAATCAACGAGGAATAAAACCAGAAGAAGATCAATCTCTCCAGGAGCCAACGAGTCCTCCACCAATAACACCTACAGCACCCAAAAACGAGTCAACTATCGTAAATGCAACAGCGGTAAATACAACCACCCCTATTCCCATTGTTTACACTGACCTTCGAGAACGATTGAACGATATCGAACAAATCCCTTCGATAACATCGGGAATTCGTTCTTAA